The nucleotide window TGAAACAACTGGACCTGCCTTATCCTGGCAAACCGGTAAATGAAGAAGATAAAGTGCCTTATACCAAGATGCAGACGGAAAACCGCCAACAGCTGACTTTAGTAGGGGATAAAAGCTATGATAACCTGCCTCCTGTTCGCAACAAAGCAGATGAGAAACCTGTTATAGTACATACCGTCGTTTCCGTTAAAGATTCATCCCGTAGTATAACAGACTACTCTGAAGGTGCTATTGTGGACAGCTCTCCGGAAATGATTCCCTGGCAGAATACGGCCAATCCAGTTGTGGCAGCATCAAAACCTGTTGCCGCCGGAACAACCGTTACTGCCGCAGCAGCCTATGCTGAGCGTACAGTGAGCAGCAACCCCAACGAGCTCAGCTGGCAGAATGGTAAACAAAACACCGGTCTCAAAGCAGGTGACCGTGACAGCGCAGGTGTAGTACACGTGAGTGCCTATACGTTGCCCGTAGACAGTGCAGCCGCTAAATTACCGGCAGCCCTGTGGAAAGCACCCGGTGTGGTTTACTTCGATCTCAACTCCTACGTACCACAGGACCAGGAATGGCGTAAACTGGATTCTATTTTCCTTATCTGGAAATCCAATCCGCGGCGAATGATCATTGTTAATGGACATGCAGACGTAATAGGTACCGAAAAATATAATCTCACTTTGTCCAAAAACCGGGCGGTATACATACAGGAATGCCTGCTCAGCCGTGGCGTGGACGGCGATAGAATCCGTATCAACTATTTCGGCTCTACCCGTCCAATACTAACTGTCAGCAGGTATACACTGGATTCTGACAGGGAGCGGTTTATCGTGCAGCAGGGCGTAAACCGGAGATGTGAGATCAGAATACAATAAATCTAATTTTTTTATTGCGTATATCAAACTAACAAAATGAACAAGATTGCATCACTAATGCTGTTGCTGGGAGTAGGCTCACAGGCCTTCGCCCAGGAAATGCCGGTTGTGTTCAACAAAAGCATGGGCGCTCCCAAAAACCAGTATCGTAAACTGGCCATAGCGGAGAACAATGCGATTGTGGCCATCGGTGGGGGATTGGATAATGGGTGTATCACCAAGTTATCATCTACCGGAAATCCTATTTATAATACCCGTTTAAACAAAGGCGGGCTCGTAGCTTACCAGGACCTGGTATTACTGCCTAAAAACGAGCTGGTGGCAGTAGGTGGTGGTACCATTGCTTATGGTAACGCCCGTATTACCAAACTGAGCGCTACCGGAGAAGTGGTATTCGACAAAAGTATCGGTAATGGCCAGGGAGGTTATTTTACCCGCATCATCACTGACCGTCACGGGAACTATATCACCGTTGGGGTAGACGGTAGCAAGCCGGCACAGGCGCGCATCACCAAAATGACCGCGGAAGGAAAGATCGAGTTTGACAAAGGTTTTGGTTCACACAACGTATTTACAAACGTACTGATCGATGAAGACGAGAATATTGTGGCTGTGGGAGGTGACGTTGGAGATGGCCAGGGAAAAGCTTTTATGGTAAAAGTAGATGGTAAGGGAGAAAAACAATTTGAACTTACCTTCGGTAAGCCCGGCGCCATATTTGAAAAAATGCTGCTGCTCGAAGACGGATCTGTACTGGCTATGGGCGGTGGTGCCTATGGTACCGGCAACGCCAGCCGTATCTCCAAAGTGAATGCCGAAGGCCAGGTTGTATTCGATAAAGAATACAGCACGGTAGACGGTAAGTTCAACGCCATGAAAGTAAACGACCTGGGTCAGATCTTCGCCTGTGCTGAAGAAAAAGACAAAGGCCGTATCGTAAAACTGCGCCCCGACGGAACAGAACTGTTCAATAAGGAAGTAGACGCCGCATTGTATGCGCTGGAAGTAGGTAAAAACGGTAAAGTGGTGGCCGCTGGTGGTAACATCGGCATGAACACCGGTAAAATCGTGAAATTATTACCAGACGGTACACAGGTGGTAAATAAAAATGTAGGCAATGTATTCCAGCACCTGCTGCTGACAGAAGACGATGAGATGTGTGTAGTGACCAAAGACGGCTACCGCCTCATCAAACTGTCTCCTGACGGTGAAATGATGTTCGACAAACAACTGGGTAAATACGATGCTAAAACCACATTGGCTTCACTGGTGATGAGCCCTTCAGGTGAAATCCTGGCTGCCGGCGGTGGAGAAGAAGATGGCAACCGTATCATCAAAATCAGCCACGGTGTATCTATCAATGATATCGCTGTTTCTGAGCCAATGAACGGATTATCCAATGCCAGCCTCACCATCACCCTGTCAGGCTTCCTGAGAAGCAATGGGGTGCGCACTCCGGTAAATGTACATTACAAAACCATCCCGCATAAAGATGGCGCCGGTGCAGGTGACTTCGATATCACAGAAGGTACTATCTCTTTTGTGCCCTCTGAATTTGCTGCAGGGGCTATCATCTCCAAAACCATCCAGATACCGGTGAAAAGTGATAACCTGCTGGAAGGTAAAGAAGCTTTCCATGTAGAAATTATGGATGCGTCGGAATTACACCTCACAAAGGCAAAAGGCGAAGTGACCATCCTCGATCAGCCGGCCATTGTGAAGTTCATTGGTGGAACCAATGGTGCTGAACCCAATACAGACGTAGTATTTTCTGCAGGACTGTTCAAACGCGATGGTACACCACTGATCAACGCTACCGGCAAACCGGTAAGACTGACCTACAAATTCGGCAATGGTACTGCTTTACCGGGAGCTGACTTTGTAAGCAGCATCAAAGCTCCGTTTTCTATCGAGACTGGTGCCAGCACTGCCAGCCTCAATGTAAAAGTAAAGGACGACAACCGCTTTGAACTGGCAGAAACCGTAGTACTGGTGCTGAGCGAAATCAAGGCTGAAAACGAAGCTATAGTAGGCTATAACGGTGATGTGACTTCTATCTCAGCATCTCAGTATATCCAGGACCAGGCTGCTCATATTACACTGGTTAAACTCACGGATGCCAATGAATCTGCCACCGCTCCGGTAAGTATGTTCAAATGTATACTGGTAAAAGCTTCCGACGGAACTGTACAAACCAATTGTACTGGTAGTGATATCAACATCTACTTTGGTGTGGATTCTATCAGCGCTGCTTCCTATGGAAGGAAGTTCGTTATCATGAATGGTGACATGGTGAAAATCACCGGTGATTGTGCCTTCAGCGAAACCGATATCCAGGTGGCTGTGGTAAACGACCGTGTGAAAGAAGCAGATGCTATGGTAGCCGTGAAGCTGCGTGATGTTACTGCTGCTGCCAATGCCGGCATACTGAAAATTTCACCTGAGCTGAAACTGAACAAAGCTGTGGCTGTTATCCATGATGACGACAATGAGGAAGGAACCGGGCTGTCAGCCAAATAACACAGGCTTGAATCAATAACCGATATACGCTGCTTCAGGCAACACCTACATTCCCGCATAATTATTATGCGGGAATTTTTTTTCTTTAATAAACTTAAAAGCAGCATCCTTTATATTAAAATATAAAAGATGCTGCTTTTTTTACTATTTATAAATCCACGATAATTTGTTTATCGTAGGTAATAACAGAAGCAATTAATAATAAGATAATTCAAAAATAAAGAGTTGTGTCTTTTAATGGTTAACTTGGGAATAGCCTGGTATGTCCTTACCGGGCTCTTTTTTTTTATAATGATTTTCTCATGATATAATCTTCCATCAGATAACCATTACCGATGTCGGTGTCTTTCTCATTATAAACTGTAAATCCCATTTTTTCGTAGAAGAACCGGGCTTTGTTGTAACGGTTCACGTCCAGCTCCAGAATGGTGGCACCCAGTTTTTTTACCTGTCTGATCACTGTATCAAGGAAGAAGCGACCCACACCTTTACCCTGGTAGCTGGGATCGAGGTATATTTTATGCAGTTTATAAACACCCTCAGTGTCAGTCGGGCTATACGACGCATAGCCGATGGGCCTTTTATCATCCTGCAGGATGATATACTTGTGTTGTAGTTCGGTGATTTGTTTGGTTAGCGAGGCAGTGCTATACATCATGTCGATCATATAATCGACCTGTTCCGGCCCGAGGATGCTCTTATAAGTTGGTTTCCAGATTCTCTTAGAGAGTTCCTGTATAACGGGAATATCAGCTACTGTTGTTGATTTTACGCGATACATGGTTTGTTAATTATAAACGGTTACTTTCCTGTATAATATTATTGATGGTCTGTTGAAGTTTGTCCAGGGGTGTGTATCCTCTTGCGCAAAGGTACAGTTGTTTGCCTGTATCCAGAATAGCGGCCGGAAACCCGGTGATGCCCCAGTTTTGTATCAGTTGAAACTCCTGCTGGGTTTCATACCGGAGATGTTCATCCTGCATGCGGGCGATAAATTCATCTTCCGGTAATCCGTATTTGCGGATCAGTTTCCGGTAGGTGTCGTTATGATTAAGACTGAGCCCATCATAGTTGAGTGCTACCTGCATATCATGTGCAAAGGAAATGGCATTTTCCGGCTGGTATAATTTGAAAACAGTGAGTGCTACAGAAGGTTTTTCTGAATCCATTATTTCCTGGGAAGGAAGTAGTTTTTCGAGGAAGGCCTCTCCGAATTTAACGCCTGTCATATCTTCTACGTTGGTATGTTCCCGTTGGATATAAGCCGCCATGGTAGAGAAAGGATGACGGTTATCGCCGGTGATCATTCCGCCGGAAAGAATATCAAATTCCATGGTACCCATCTGCAGCTGCTGAAACTGAAGTACTACCGGCGTAAAGCCATAGCACCAGCCACAAAGTGGATCATAGATATATATAAAACGCATAAACAGGCATTTAGCAGTTAATGGTTAGCTGGGTAGTTAGCCTTTACATGGATGTGCAAGCGGCTACAAAGATAGCCAAAAGCTACATGTTAAAGCAGGTTATCCTGATCATCATCTTCTTCCAACTCCAGTGTGGTAGTTTCTTCCTGATTGTGCTGGCCGAAAAGTTTCTTCGACAGCTGCAGATCTTTACGCGTGGCCTTGAGCGACATCCTGCCGGCAATAATGAGTGTAATCACAGCAGCACCCAGTGCCAGTATGTTATTACCGGAGAACAGGAAAAAATCGAAAGCACCATGAAAGAAGACCGCTATCATAAGTCCTTTCAGTAACAGCTCATCTCTCTGTATCGGAATAAATTTGGCCAATCCCACATAATAACCCATCAGAATGGCAAAAGTTGCGTGGGCCGGTACCGAGAGGAACATGCGGGCTACGCCTGTGCCAAAGCCGAACTGATATACATAGGTAATGTTTTCGAGGGTAGCGAATCCCATGCCTATCATTACAGCGTATACAATCCCATCGAGCGGCTCATTAAAATGTTTTTTTGGATACGCGTATAAACGCAGTACCAGGAATTTGGCGAACTCTTCGGAAAGGCCCACTATACCGAAAGCAAAAAAAGCGGTGTCGAACAGGTTGTTGTTGGTTTCCTGAAACCCATAGAGCGAGGCCATTGTCTGAAAAAACAATGGCAGTGTTACACAGGCCATCCCCAGGAGGAAGCTTTTCACCAGCAGGCCTACGGGTTCGCGATCGTATTTGTCGAGTACGAACATCAGGAGACAGATGGCCAGTCCGGGAGCGATGGCGAGTGCCAGCAGCATCATAACAGGATATTTTTTTGTTTTTTACGTTCCTGCAAATAAACATCGAGCATGTCAACACTGAAGCTACTCAGATTGTTGGCTTTGGTGACACCACCTTTTTGCGCTGCGAGGGTACCGTAATATACGTCGCGGTAGCCTTGTATGCTGTGGGCGTCAGGATCGATGGAGATGAGTACTTTTTTCTCCAGTGCGTAAGGGATCCAGGTCCAGTCAATATCCAGGCGGCGGGGGTGGGCATTCAGCTCAATGGCCACGCCATGTTCGGCACAGGCATCGATGATGGTTTTATGGTTTACTGGGTATCCGTTGCGGCTCAGCAACAGACGGCCGGTCATATGTCCGAGGATGGTAGTGTAAGGATTTTCGATGGCTTTGAGGAGCCGGGCCATGGCTTTTTCTTCGGTCATCTTCAGGTTGGAGTGTACAGAAGCGATCACGAGGTCGAAGCGGGCCAGTATTTCATCCGGGTAGTCGAGTGAACCATCGTTGAGGATATCAGCTTCTATACTTTTGAAGATACGGAAGGGGGCCAGTTGTTTGTTGAGTTCATCGATCTGTTCCTGTTGAGCGATGACGCGTTCTATGCTCAGGCCATTGGCATAAAAGGCAGAGCGGGAGTGATCGCTGAGGACGAGGTATTCAAATCCCTGGTCTCTGGCGGCAATAGCCATTTCTTCGAGGGTGTCGAGGCCATCGCTCCACTGGCTGTGGGAGTGGACGATCCCTTTGATGTCTGCCCGGGTGATCAGCTGTGGCAGTTGTTGCTGACGGGCCAGTTCAATTTCGTGCAGGCCTTCCCGCAGGCAGGGAGGGATGAACGCCATCCCTGCTCCACTGAAAATAGCTTCTTCAGACGGGGCATTTTTAATATGGGAGGCGCCGCCGGCAGCATTAAACTTATCCATAAAGGCGGTGGAGCCGGTGGTGGAGAAGAGCTGGCTATAAAAGTCTTCTTTCTCACAGGCATGTAT belongs to Chitinophaga sp. HK235 and includes:
- a CDS encoding Calx-beta domain-containing protein, with translation MNKIASLMLLLGVGSQAFAQEMPVVFNKSMGAPKNQYRKLAIAENNAIVAIGGGLDNGCITKLSSTGNPIYNTRLNKGGLVAYQDLVLLPKNELVAVGGGTIAYGNARITKLSATGEVVFDKSIGNGQGGYFTRIITDRHGNYITVGVDGSKPAQARITKMTAEGKIEFDKGFGSHNVFTNVLIDEDENIVAVGGDVGDGQGKAFMVKVDGKGEKQFELTFGKPGAIFEKMLLLEDGSVLAMGGGAYGTGNASRISKVNAEGQVVFDKEYSTVDGKFNAMKVNDLGQIFACAEEKDKGRIVKLRPDGTELFNKEVDAALYALEVGKNGKVVAAGGNIGMNTGKIVKLLPDGTQVVNKNVGNVFQHLLLTEDDEMCVVTKDGYRLIKLSPDGEMMFDKQLGKYDAKTTLASLVMSPSGEILAAGGGEEDGNRIIKISHGVSINDIAVSEPMNGLSNASLTITLSGFLRSNGVRTPVNVHYKTIPHKDGAGAGDFDITEGTISFVPSEFAAGAIISKTIQIPVKSDNLLEGKEAFHVEIMDASELHLTKAKGEVTILDQPAIVKFIGGTNGAEPNTDVVFSAGLFKRDGTPLINATGKPVRLTYKFGNGTALPGADFVSSIKAPFSIETGASTASLNVKVKDDNRFELAETVVLVLSEIKAENEAIVGYNGDVTSISASQYIQDQAAHITLVKLTDANESATAPVSMFKCILVKASDGTVQTNCTGSDINIYFGVDSISAASYGRKFVIMNGDMVKITGDCAFSETDIQVAVVNDRVKEADAMVAVKLRDVTAAANAGILKISPELKLNKAVAVIHDDDNEEGTGLSAK
- a CDS encoding GNAT family N-acetyltransferase; this encodes MYRVKSTTVADIPVIQELSKRIWKPTYKSILGPEQVDYMIDMMYSTASLTKQITELQHKYIILQDDKRPIGYASYSPTDTEGVYKLHKIYLDPSYQGKGVGRFFLDTVIRQVKKLGATILELDVNRYNKARFFYEKMGFTVYNEKDTDIGNGYLMEDYIMRKSL
- a CDS encoding DsbA family protein — translated: MRFIYIYDPLCGWCYGFTPVVLQFQQLQMGTMEFDILSGGMITGDNRHPFSTMAAYIQREHTNVEDMTGVKFGEAFLEKLLPSQEIMDSEKPSVALTVFKLYQPENAISFAHDMQVALNYDGLSLNHNDTYRKLIRKYGLPEDEFIARMQDEHLRYETQQEFQLIQNWGITGFPAAILDTGKQLYLCARGYTPLDKLQQTINNIIQESNRL
- a CDS encoding PrsW family intramembrane metalloprotease, producing the protein MMLLALAIAPGLAICLLMFVLDKYDREPVGLLVKSFLLGMACVTLPLFFQTMASLYGFQETNNNLFDTAFFAFGIVGLSEEFAKFLVLRLYAYPKKHFNEPLDGIVYAVMIGMGFATLENITYVYQFGFGTGVARMFLSVPAHATFAILMGYYVGLAKFIPIQRDELLLKGLMIAVFFHGAFDFFLFSGNNILALGAAVITLIIAGRMSLKATRKDLQLSKKLFGQHNQEETTTLELEEDDDQDNLL
- a CDS encoding DNA polymerase/3'-5' exonuclease PolX; this encodes MDNNSIADNFSLLSKLMDIHGENSFKAKSFASAAFTIEKLPTQLKDTSRDDIFRIKGIGESTGKSILEMLDTNSFTLLENYLNITPPGILEIMKIKGLGPKKIATIWKELEIESMGELLYACNENRLLLLKGFGEKTQDNVRQNIEFYLSNRNRFLFAEVEEIAHTLQKQLQQLLAPAPVALTGAFRRQEVIIDELELVIATTPDIVRQQLSALPGFTLTDSHSHNLVWKYNDKLNVVIHACEKEDFYSQLFSTTGSTAFMDKFNAAGGASHIKNAPSEEAIFSGAGMAFIPPCLREGLHEIELARQQQLPQLITRADIKGIVHSHSQWSDGLDTLEEMAIAARDQGFEYLVLSDHSRSAFYANGLSIERVIAQQEQIDELNKQLAPFRIFKSIEADILNDGSLDYPDEILARFDLVIASVHSNLKMTEEKAMARLLKAIENPYTTILGHMTGRLLLSRNGYPVNHKTIIDACAEHGVAIELNAHPRRLDIDWTWIPYALEKKVLISIDPDAHSIQGYRDVYYGTLAAQKGGVTKANNLSSFSVDMLDVYLQERKKQKNILL